TATACCAATAAATAAGTCCATTACGTTTCATTGGCGGCATTCTATTGTGCTGCAACCAATACAACACTAAAATCGTTAATGTTATCGCCATTACATAAATAAAATAGCCCAGTTCATGTTGCATTCCCCATGGAAGAATAGAAACAAACCAATTTACTTGTGTTGCAATAAAGGCAAGGATTAACCATAAATTCGCGCCATGCAATACTCTTTGCATCCATGGATTGCGAAGCTTATAAGCGTGGATCACAAATAATATAGAGCTGCCTAATACGACTGGCCAAATTAAGGAACCCTCTCCTCGCCCCATCGGATTTTCATCATTTAAGAAATCAATGCCGAGGTAGTAATAGCCCGCAATCCATAAGGCAGATTGGCAAATAAGCAAAGGAACCCAATTAATACGGATTGCAAATAGCCGCCAGAACCAGACCGATATCACGACTAAAACCAGCATAATAAAGGATTCTGACTCGCGGCTCCATGACAGAATATTGGTGAATAATGGCAGCCAGCAATACCATGCCACTATTCCCATGACTAAAAAGCCATAACTAAATAATGAATAGTTGCTATCTTCATTGCGGCGAATATGGAATAAACCACCCGCACCAAAGCAAGCGACAAGCAATACTGGCACCATATAAGTACTGCTACGGCTCCAGTATAAGAATGGATAATCACTTAATAAGGTAAGAACGCTCACTAAAATCAGTAATGAACCTACCGCGGCTAATTTTTTTTGGTTTTGCTGTAAACCAAACCACAGAAGCAATAATCCTTCTAATGACCAGAGAATAGAAGTCCACTCAAATGTCAGCGCGAGTGGTATGGCAAGCGTGATGAACCCAGCACCAATAATAATATTGCCAAGTGCCATGTTTTTGCCAATTTCTTTATAACGTTTATGAATCTGTAACCCAGCCACGAGGTACAACAAACCAATTAATAACGAGATAAACGCAGGTAATAACCCTACTCCTTCAGAAATAAAGAATTGCAGCGCAATGCTAATAAAAGGAGGAGCAAATAATAGCGTATTATCAACAAGGAGTTGTTTCGTATGTTCGAAACGTAATGAAAAGAGCTGTGTTAGGGCATTAAAAATGATCAGATTCGCAATAATAAATAATTGGCAAGATAGATAATAGTCAGATTGATAATTATCCAGCCCCCACAAAACTGCCACTCCGTAAGTCATGACCATGCCAACTAAATTCAAAGGTCTCCAAGCTTGCCATACACTGATAATTAAAATACCCGCTGATAACATCAAGTAATATGAGAAAAGCACAACATGGCTACCGCCACCCGTTGATAGCAATATAGGTGCTAGATAACCGCCTAATGATGCTAAAATGGCTAAACTGATAGTACGTTGTAATAAAGCAAGTGCGATGCTGGCCGCACAAATTAGCAGCATAAACGCAAATGCCATTCCATATGGCAGCATGGTATATAACTTAAAGGCGGCAAAAATAGTAATATATAAGCAGCCTATTCCCCCGCCCTGCAAAATTAAACCAAACAGTGCTTTTTTATTACGCAACCACCAACCGACACCTAATAGAACTAAACACCCTACTGCGCTAAATACTAATCGCATTTGTACGGAGATAATTTCATTTTGTACGCTGTAATTTAATAAGTAAGCAACACCAAGGAATAATAATAAAACCCCAATTTTAGCAACGGGATTCCCTTTTAATAACCAAGTAAAGAAGTGGCCAAATATTGATTTATCATCACTTGGCATCTTTTGATTTTCAGCCCAACCCTGTGTATTTTTTGTTGTATTTTCTTTGGCGCTATTAAATCGATTCGGATTTACTTTGGAGGATGAATTGCTGTTAAACCTGTTTGGGTCAACATCAATATTATTTGAAAGTATTAACGGTGGTCGCGTCGTAATAGGCGAATCTTTCACTGGTTCAATTTTATCTACAGGTTCTGCCTGTTGGTAAGCAACTAAGTTTTCAGTCGCTATCACTTGTTCATTTTCAGTTAAAAGCACTGAATCTCGCAGTATTGTTTGGTCAATACCATCATCTTTTTGCTCTACCGTGTGTGGATTAATCTCTTCATTCGTTTGTGCCGAAATTAAGGGTTCTGATGAGGAGCCCTGCAATTTTTCAAACTGTGCAACCTGTGACTCCAATGAGTAAACCTTCTGATTTAACTCAGAAATTTGATATTGCATTCGCCCTGTACGACTTAGTGCGACCATCGCTAAAATCGGAGCGAGTATAACAAGAATCACTAATATGAACCCTACTAGTATCCAAGTATCCACAAACAGGTTTCCTCATAATAAAATTCACAGTTTTAGATATGGCAAAATTGCATTCTGTGATTATGGCTAGTGTAGATATCATTGATTCTCTTGCCAACCAGATGTAATAAACTGTTACAAAATACTTCCTTAAATTCATTTCAATTGGGCTCAAAAGCACACTTATCACAAAAAATGATAACCCTTTATTAATACGCGGTTTAAAAGCCCATGTAACTAAGAAAACCCTTAATAGTCATTTAGCGATACTCAAAATAAGTAACAAATTAAATATATTTTTATTTTTAGATAGTCTATTTAAGACAATCGCCTTCACAATTTTAAATATATAAATTTAAATAGTGTTTTTTAAATTATTTATGATATTTATATACACATATCTATCAATAATATCTAAATAAATTCAGAAAGTTACTAT
The window above is part of the Providencia sp. R33 genome. Proteins encoded here:
- a CDS encoding DUF2339 domain-containing protein — translated: MILVILAPILAMVALSRTGRMQYQISELNQKVYSLESQVAQFEKLQGSSSEPLISAQTNEEINPHTVEQKDDGIDQTILRDSVLLTENEQVIATENLVAYQQAEPVDKIEPVKDSPITTRPPLILSNNIDVDPNRFNSNSSSKVNPNRFNSAKENTTKNTQGWAENQKMPSDDKSIFGHFFTWLLKGNPVAKIGVLLLFLGVAYLLNYSVQNEIISVQMRLVFSAVGCLVLLGVGWWLRNKKALFGLILQGGGIGCLYITIFAAFKLYTMLPYGMAFAFMLLICAASIALALLQRTISLAILASLGGYLAPILLSTGGGSHVVLFSYYLMLSAGILIISVWQAWRPLNLVGMVMTYGVAVLWGLDNYQSDYYLSCQLFIIANLIIFNALTQLFSLRFEHTKQLLVDNTLLFAPPFISIALQFFISEGVGLLPAFISLLIGLLYLVAGLQIHKRYKEIGKNMALGNIIIGAGFITLAIPLALTFEWTSILWSLEGLLLLWFGLQQNQKKLAAVGSLLILVSVLTLLSDYPFLYWSRSSTYMVPVLLVACFGAGGLFHIRRNEDSNYSLFSYGFLVMGIVAWYCWLPLFTNILSWSRESESFIMLVLVVISVWFWRLFAIRINWVPLLICQSALWIAGYYYLGIDFLNDENPMGRGEGSLIWPVVLGSSILFVIHAYKLRNPWMQRVLHGANLWLILAFIATQVNWFVSILPWGMQHELGYFIYVMAITLTILVLYWLQHNRMPPMKRNGLIYWYSLLPIIAGLIVLSGYANLEDGKLTFWNYIPLINPLDEAGLFSIAAIVLVRKGFMQKLRKVTEIDFWIIRMLMVAIIVLAGLWFNGILIRATADFAGLNWHYKTLFDSRLVQTVLSISWALAALVCAVISATKKNRIWWFFGAGIFACVIAKLFLIDINGQGGITRAISFIGVALVILIVGYFSPLPPKESKGKAEQEIQS